ATATGGTTATCTTGTCTTAACATTCAGGgtactgttaaaaaaaataataatttgtatggagacgaagaaaagaagaaaatttatttttgtcttttatatacATCATTATTCAAGATTAGTACAAAATGAATATGCCTTGTTACtggttatagaaaaaaaaaagtgttcagcAGTGAACGGGTTAATTAATTCCTTGAGATGTATCATTTTCCTATAATTCAAGAGAGCTGGCCGTGGGAGGGGCAGCGCGGCGATAAGTTTCTGTTCAAAGACGCAACAGGCAGCAGCAGCCTTGGAACGCCGGCTGACTCTCGACTCTTAATAATATCTTCTATCAGCTGTATGTCACAAAACAGATTAGCCGCCCgttccccttcctttcattcccaccATGGGCTGTCGCTTTCCGATTGTGTCATGAGACGGAGTATTAAAAGGTAGCAAAATTACAACTTTGTATAGTTAGCCACCAATGCTCGACCTAAGATGGCCCGGCACATATTGAATTTTGCATGTTTGTGTGGATGTTTGGTagctgtgtagtagtagtagtagtagtagtagtaataataataataatattcattaccatcatcatcatgctATATAGTAACATCTGCAGAGCGAGACGGACATTCCactactttcctctttttatgaACTTGCCACTTTTTTCTTGATATCAACAGCCAAACAAGCGCGTCACCCGTCACACGAGAACAGTATTGTGTCAATTAAAACCAGGGAGAGCAACAGCGCACGCAAGTGGTTAGGTAGACTTgtcacttctcccttccctgGCCATTATCCCATCCTTAACCCGTCACTGTAGCAGCAGTACCACTAGTAACAACAGTGGTAAGATGGTAGCAAGAACCACTACTCTTGTCTCATTGTCTTAATTCTGGAGTATcgagaaaaatggaaatggcAGGCGGAGATGGAAGATGTCTTGAGCCGCTACAAAGACAAGTGAGACATGGTTGATTTTATTTATCGAGCAATATCTTATATGCATTCAGAAGTCACACCTACGTAGCCTTTTACCCCTGGAGCATGGCGATGTGGCGGGAGTGATTCAAATCCACCACAGGACAAAAGCAAGAGCAGAGCCAGTTTCTGATCTGTTTGACATATGGATGAGCAGTAGTAGGACAAAAGATTGCAAGTGGCAAGAGGCATGCCAGTAAAATGTttattgtgagtgagtgagggataGAAACGACGCCGGGTGAGTCGCCTCCGAACCTCCCTAGCTGGCGGGGGAGCATGCGCCCCCTGCATCCCTCACCTCAGAATCTCGGCTGACCAGATTTAAGTTAACTCGAAGAACAGTTTAAACCGTGCAGTAGACAAGGCCAGTCATACGAAGACTATGTTGAGCTTATTGTGATCATGCCAGTAAAGAAGTTTTTTCCTTCACAGCTAGTGTCACTTCCCAGCTTTTCAATAGACACTATGCTCCCCGCTAACTCTCGTCTAAGCTGCTTTGTCATAACTCACACAACTGCATCGAATATTGCGGCATAACATCTCGCATCTGAGTGGTGGAGCTCGAGGTTATTATCCTGCTGACTGAGATGAGTTAGTAATATATCTGAAACACGCCATGATGTCGCGCCTCACCTCCTTGCCAAACGTAagatacattttcttcactcacAAATTCTAAGGTAATATAGCTTACTAAAGCCAAGAGATATATGCCCTTGGTGATTAGTGTTTGAATTTATTCTTAAAATATAGAAGTGCACTGAAAAATATTTGAATTCCTTAATTTCCGTACAACATCTTCTAGTCTAGATGCATCATGAAATTGGCGATGCTCACCAGTAAGTGAGAAGACTCTTGTGGGTGTATGTGTTGTCggggtctctctctcccaggcaaCAGCGTGGCGGGATACAAAGGTTTTGTGTGGGTATCGACTCGCCTTTGACCAACTGGTGTGAAATCTGCTGCAGATAGCAGAGTGGTCAGTAAGAGTGTGGAGTGGAGGAAGTGTTGGTTCCCGAGAAGGTGGAGTGTTTTTTGGGAGTGTAGTCAGCTGAGTGAGGTGCACGGCGGCTCGCGGGCCAGATAGAGGCGCCAGGTGTAAAGCTGCTTGAGAAATCCCCGTGAAGGTGCTCACAGTAGCCACTGCTCTCCATGTGAGGCTGCCGTGCTGGGCCCTGGTGTGCACTGTGTTGGGCCGGCCAGCACGGGCGTGAGGCGGCGCCCATGGCTCTCGTGGGCACTCGCTCCAGCAGTGGGCGGCAGCATATGATGGCGGGCGTGGGGGAGCGAAGTGTGGGCGTAGTGCCCCCCACCCACAACGCCGCTATCCTCGCAGCTGCTCAGCCCAACTATTATGCCCACTTGGACCCTCGTGGGGGCGCCCCCCAGCCGGGCACGGGCGTGGGGGCTATTCACgcccaccatccccaccacagGACCAGCAGCACCTCcgcccagcagcagcagcctcaaCAGCAGTCAGGTGCGGGCGGCGTGGgcggccagcagcagcaacagcctcACCACGGACAAACAGCCACGCCCTCGCCCACCAACAGCAACGAGGTGACGCCCGATAGACCCATCGGCTACGGCGCCTTCGGAGTTGTCTGGTAAGTGATTCGGTCTCGTCCTTGTTGGACGGCGAGGGGCGGGTCGCCAATCCCCTACGCTGTCATGGGTGGAGGCCTTTACAGCAGGCCGTATAGGACGCTGtagggcgtgtgtgtggcggcgtGGGCCTGTGCTGTGTggcgtccctccctcccacgtGTTCCCTCACTCGGGGCTTTGTTCTCTCCCCGTGTGTACGGACGTACCCTGGCCGCCCGCCCGCCACTCCGCGCCGCCCCGCACCTAACCATTCCATGTCCGGCAGGCCGCCAGTCCTGTGTCCTGCTGGCAGGACGGGacatggaaaagaagaatgcgTTGCAGTGACCAGATAAAATCAGTTGATCAAACCACACCACAAATGGGCCACAGATGCAGTACAGATAAATCTCCACACATCACACTGCAGATCACCATCGACACGTCCATTGTTACATATCACCACAATATTGGGAGCGGAACCGCTGCTACCCCAGCATTCCACATCAAAATACCACGTAGGAAGCTGAGGAGTCCGCTAAAATACGTTAGCTTGCACAGGACCTTTTTTTGTTAccaaatgccttttttttttttttaacatctttacACGTGCAATGTTAAGTTTTCCCTGCCTTCAGAtggaattaataataataataataataataataataataataattattattattattattattattattattattgttattattattacctttcgTCTTGCTCTTAAATTTCCCCAGCATTGTGTGAAATGTTTCCGTGGTGGTGAtgttccctgcctgcttcattCGCTGCCTTATTTGTGAACCAGTTTGTGGCTGTCTCATCACATCTGCATTTATCTTACTGAACACATTGCAGGGATTACTAGCGTGTTCGTTTACTTGGGGCACCTTGGCTGTCTTTTCCCTGTTGAACCCTTAGTCATTTATAACTCATTAATAATTAGGCTAGGACAAGGAGGAATGGGTTCAACCTATACTGATTTGGTATGAAAAATGAGGCTGGGATAAAGTAGTTCACAAATAGGGCGGTAGATGACCGGAATGGGTGAGTCATTAGGAGATTTTAAAACAGGATTATACACACGGATAGAGATATTAAGTGTGGCTGTGCGTACTGtggggactgccacatgtaggctaACTGGTTTCTTGCGGTTTCCCTTATATGTTTTCAGTCATGTCACGCTCCATTTATTTCAAAGGAACTGAAATTTACGCGTCTTTTTTAATGGAATATATTTTAATCCTTGAATTATGTATTAGTATTCCTTCCTCACTGactacttcctttctcttcagcTGCTTCCATTATGGGTCACCAgcccataatatatatatatatatatatatatatatatatatatatatatatatatatatatatatatatgatgtagATTTCTTTGTCACTTTTACCATATTGGTGTAAAAAGCATACACCCTTCACCATCAGTATATGCACCACAAATATAACACCACCATgcccaccattatcatcaccaccatcaccacaatgaGTGCTCAACTCGGTACCAAAGTTACACTTTACCACACCATTCAACCAACTCCACAGCATCACCGCCACCTTCTCCATCGTCATCACCAACCCCATCCTGACTCGCATACACCTAACAGTCTCAATACTAGGTTATCACATGCAAACCTACTATACCGGTGTTCCATCTAAAGTAACCAGCTTTTGGATAGCTACTGTAATTCATGACCAGCTTCGCATATCACCGTCTTTACAGTGttgcccgtattcagaaacgcctttTTCTCTtaccacgacaattttcaaaaggtcacagagatgattaaccatGTTCTCAAGACGGTTTCTCCTGTTAAAAATGTAGACATCTTATGGCAACCATAGAAACGCCCTTTAAAACCTGTGCAACTTCAAGTAGAACCTTTTGAGAACAGTGGAGATGCGATGCACAAACGTTTCAGAAAACCTACGCAGGGAGTTGGATTGGAGttgggaagcagagagagagagagagagagagagagagagagagagagagagagagagaggtggcgtaGGTGGTGGTGTCGTGACGCAAACAGTGAATATAACATAAGCTAGCTGGTGTTGTTGgcccttctttttttgtgttggggaagggaaggagggagggatgcgtTGATCTAACCGAGCCCTgggacttagagagagagagagagagagagagagagagagagagagagagagagagagagagagagagagagagagagagcagggtacATCAAACACAATCGttcaaggaaataaaggaatatgCCCATACATTTTTTATCAATATGTAATCGTGTAAAAAAGTACAAACAAAAGAATGAGTCAGTTAGCTAATAACAGAAGagtttataacacacacacacacaccgattcACAATCGGGAGGGCTCGGGTTCAAATCCTGGGTCAGGTCAGAAGTCGTTGGGCGGACTTCTTTacagtgtagcccctgttcacatAGCAGTGATTAGGTAGCTGGTGTAAGTCGGAAGTTGTGACCCGCTGCTGGGTAGGAGAAACAAACTCTGAAAAGGAAGACACACGGGGTGGCCTGACCATCCCCGGGCCTATGAGTCTACTAGGTTGGCCGGCGCCATCTGGCAGCCACAATATCGAATTGTAACATACTTCCTTAGGGTTAAATGTATACTTAAGATGTATTATGTATGTTAGTATATAAGTATGTAACATGTGGATTTTCAGCTGTAAGGGTTCAAGATTGATAAACcaaatattataattattatcacagcgcgcgcgcgcacgcacacacacacacacacacacacacacacacacacacacacacacacacacacacacacacacacacacacacacacacacacacacacacacagacctgacAATTTAGCAACATCTCTGCTTACCTGTGAAGTactgggagaaggaggaggaggagttggtagTGAGAATAACAGAaggagaggtggatgaggatatgaagataagaggaatgggagaggtcagacatcattctctctctctctctctctctctctctctctctctctctctctctctctctctctctctctctctctctctcatcatcatcatcatcatcatcatcatcatcatcaacaacagctgctgctactactactactactactactactactactactactactactactactactactactactactactgctgctgctgctgctgctgctgctgctgttgctgctgcagctgctgctcctactactactactattactgctactgctactactactgctgctgctgctgctgctgctgctgctgctgctgctgctgctgctgctgctgctgctgctgctgctgctgctgctgctactactactactactactactactactactactactactactactactactactactttcacccTTTGGCTCCACGGCTGGTTGGCTGACGGAACCGAAGACTAGACCAAAACAAGGTGAATTTTTGTCGAGAAACTATCGTAGAAAGAAAAACCACTTATATTATGCTTTTTGCGTCTCCTTTAttatactttccttctctcctctcgctcATGAATGTTGTAAGCCCGGCAGCATCTAAGATGAGgcggagcaggagcaggaggaaggaaggggtagTGAGTGACCTTTCCGGGAGGCGAGGAAGAAAGAGTTTGAGACCACGTGGCGTTCTTAAgtcaaccatcaccatcagtattgtctgtattcctcctcctcctttactactGTTAGCATAAGAACTTGGCCTTGCTGCAGTTTTGCTCTCCTGTCCTAAGTCGTTTCCATCAGACACATCATCACTAGTAACGTCATGTCATCCAGATCACCGCCACCATAACACTAGCACGCAGTCACCGCCATTACCTGCATGTTCCCGCCGTCCCTGCGTCACGGGCCAAGGGTTCTGTgtccaccagagagagagagagagagagagagagagagagagagagagagagagagagagagagagtgtgtgtgtgtgtgtgtgtgtgtgtgtgtgtgtgtgtgtgtgtgtgtgtgtgtgtgtgtgtgtgtgtgccacagTTTATGGACTCGCTAAATGAATCACCTTGTTTTGCCGCGGCAGGGGCAGGTACGTATGGGCGGGGCTCGGTATATAATGGTGTGTTCTGGCCATTCATCCTCGGAGAGGTGCCCCACGGGGGCGTGGGCGGCGGGGCGCGGCGGCTGGGTGTGTACGTGATGCACGTAAAGGTGTTTGTTCGCTAGTAGAGCAGCGGAAGTGGGTGATTGGAGGTGGCGGCCACGTTTGCGTCATAAAGCTGTGTGGCAGCCTGACGCACCGCCGCTAAGTCAAGGCCGAGCACCCCACACTCGCGAGGGAACAGCAGACGCCGTGTGCACCgtcaggcgtgtgtgtgtgccagcctAGGTAACGGGCACAAAATAGTCCCCTAGAGATAGATGGTGCGCAGTGACGTGAGGGACAAATAGGGCCTCCGGTTCACAGGGTCTTCTCTCCGAAATATTATTAACTTTTGACGGCGTGTTGATCGCCTGGCTAGTCCGCTGGGTCTCCGTCTGCCCGGGGCACTGCGCGGCCCTTTCCACTTCTTTGCCGTTGCGCGACGATCACCACGAGGAACGAAGGTGGAGTTATGCGGCAGCAGGATTAGTGAGTAAATAACGACGTCGGCAGGCCCAGCAGCCGTCACCTGTCTGCGGGTGTGTGACGGGCTAACGCTTTTTAACGCTTTGCCAAGTGTGATGCCAAGTTGCACGTATGCAGAGCCCGGCCTGTGTGGTGCCCGCCGCCCCATCCCCGAGGCGCCAGACCGGCCTTGTGGTGCTGGAAGTGGACGCAGCTGAGTGGTGTGACCATCTTCTCTGCCAGCAAGTCTTCCATTTgggaaaatacaaggaaattaatgaataaagcTTTACGTTAACAGGTGGGCGGACAGGCCGCTGGGTGGGCAGGGCAGCCCCAAGGTTGCATTGTAGTATTACAGTGTGTCGTGTGGGGTCGAGGAGAATGTAAAGTAATCTAATCTGTAAACGTAAATGTTAGGGCGGAGCAAACGAGGCCTTGGCAGGGCAGGCGTGGGTGGCATCACAAAGGCTGCGTGGCGGCCGTGCACGTACTGGCCGGGCGTGGGTGTGAGTCACATGGTGGCCGCGCCGGGCAGCTGACGGAGGGGAAAACGGATATATGAACGCCGAGTGCCTCTGGCGTGGGCGGCTGCGTGTCCTTCAGGGCTGACTGACTGCTGGGCGGCGTGCGGGTGTGGGCAGCTCTTACCTCTGGGCGGGGGTGAGCAGGACAGGGAACAAacggtactgtgtgtgtgtgtgtgtgtgtgtgtgagagagagagagagagagagagagagagagagagagagagagagagcaagtaggCAGCACTTTGGCATTTCACGGAGATTCCTCCCGTGAGTGTAGGCAAATTTATGCGTCAGGTAAACCATAATAGCGGACTGAGGTGTGCAATGGACAGGTGATGCgggtttatttgtattatttccaCCACCATGAGGGAAGCAACTGATAATATGTGCAGACGTCAGGCatccccgagagagagagagagagagagagagagagagagagagagagagagagagagagagagtacgacaAAGTGGATGGGTGAGATGAGAAAGAACTGTGGAAAcatagagagagaatgaaaaataaagaaaagagagtttAGAAGTTTAACATCCAGTATGCgtgtatatgtaaatgatagtttgctgtgaaagaaaacgggatggtGCGTAAATAGCGGGTCTAATTAGGGAGCACCTTGAAAAGTATGGAAGCAGATAAGTAAGTAAAGACCGCGCCAGGTGTTTCaatctgtgtttatttattttttcatatgtacTGACTTATTCCAGATGTGATGGAGGTAAAGTTTATATTCATTCAAGTATTTATCCATGCATTGCTGAGACATTTGTGAAAGTAAAATTAACGGAATGGCTAAATAGTGTAGACGAAGTTAATGCGGGAAGGATATGAATAGGAGGATTAATTcattgaaaataataacaaaaagaaaatgagggagatattaaaaaaaaaggaaaatcagcgaAATTCCCttgaaaaagaaacgaaattcTAATTGTTCCTCACAAAAAAAGTTCGAAGAAATACTATACAAGTAAAgttaaataaacgaaaatactgagtaagaaaaaagaaaaaataaataatgaaactaATTTAACGAGGAGCCTTCAGCTGAGTGGTATAGTTAACTAGAGGGATtgttgagaaagaaagaaaggaaaagaattattctcctttctctactgcagaagaaaaaagaaaagggattatttttttttgtctttcagtactacaaaactatttaatagaatatatcacaaaaaaaaaagccaaaaaaatgTAGGTAAGTGGttatagggagggaggggggaatgtCCAACGTGGAGGGATTAAAGCTCAGAGAAATCATAAACCAGTGGATACGAGTAAGTGTGAGTGCTGGTtggatgacgaggaggaagataggtgggtgagtttcatacagggactgccacgtgtagggctgATGACTTCCTGCAGCCTCCCTGACTTTGTTACGTTTTTTTATACTTaacttattttctactttttt
This window of the Scylla paramamosain isolate STU-SP2022 chromosome 1, ASM3559412v1, whole genome shotgun sequence genome carries:
- the LOC135105841 gene encoding serine/threonine-protein kinase NLK-like isoform X2; the protein is MALVGTRSSSGRQHMMAGVGERSVGVVPPTHNAAILAAAQPNYYAHLDPRGGAPQPGTGVGAIHAHHPHHRTSSTSAQQQQPQQQSGAGGVGGQQQQQPHHGQTATPSPTNSNEVTPDRPIGYGAFGVVWYVQQGYKTPCTTRLSL
- the LOC135105841 gene encoding uncharacterized protein LOC135105841 isoform X3; translation: MALVGTRSSSGRQHMMAGVGERSVGVVPPTHNAAILAAAQPNYYAHLDPRGGAPQPGTGVGAIHAHHPHHRTSSTSAQQQQPQQQSGAGGVGGQQQQQPHHGQTATPSPTNSNEVTPDRPIGYGAFGVVC